The following coding sequences lie in one Aquabacterium olei genomic window:
- a CDS encoding efflux RND transporter periplasmic adaptor subunit, with protein MNRTILAVLVGALAAPLSLTGPAWAHGGEDHAHDTPAPAQATVPNGVAAREPARRQPDGSVFVPKPVQRQWSLRTQAAQPGPLAATVTLHGRVVQDPAAGGRVQAVQGGTIEPAGKAFPAPGQRVRRGELLAWLVPTATALERGDRQGTRAELAAQVALAERRAARLAQLEGSVPAKDIEAAGIEARAARQRLRAIEASLDARLPLRAPVDGIIGAVSVVAGEVVDAQALLFEVLDPARLVVEAPAYDLSLAGQIASAEGEAGGRAIALVALPTGRQLQGQAVPMRFRVTDAGQSLSVGQPVRVMVRRQAAGEGVALPAAALARDSAGRTIVWVHTEPERFVPRPVQHEPLGARDVAIRQGLSAGDRIVTQGASLLSQVR; from the coding sequence ATGAACCGAACGATTCTTGCCGTGCTCGTGGGCGCCCTGGCGGCCCCCCTGAGCCTGACCGGCCCCGCGTGGGCCCATGGGGGTGAAGACCATGCCCATGACACCCCGGCGCCGGCCCAGGCCACCGTGCCGAACGGCGTGGCCGCCCGCGAGCCGGCCCGGCGGCAGCCCGATGGCAGCGTCTTCGTGCCCAAGCCCGTGCAGCGGCAGTGGTCGCTGCGCACGCAGGCGGCGCAGCCCGGCCCCCTGGCGGCCACGGTCACGCTGCATGGGCGTGTCGTGCAGGATCCGGCCGCCGGTGGGCGGGTGCAAGCCGTACAGGGCGGCACGATCGAGCCAGCCGGCAAGGCCTTTCCGGCGCCCGGGCAGCGCGTGCGCCGCGGTGAGCTGCTGGCGTGGCTGGTGCCCACGGCCACCGCGCTGGAGCGCGGCGATCGACAGGGCACGCGCGCCGAACTGGCCGCCCAGGTGGCGCTGGCCGAGCGCCGTGCGGCCCGCCTGGCGCAGCTGGAAGGCTCCGTGCCGGCCAAGGACATCGAGGCCGCCGGCATCGAGGCGCGGGCGGCGCGTCAGCGTCTGCGGGCCATCGAAGCCAGCCTGGATGCCCGGCTGCCTTTGCGTGCCCCCGTCGACGGCATCATCGGCGCCGTCTCCGTGGTGGCCGGGGAGGTGGTCGATGCCCAGGCGCTGCTGTTCGAGGTGCTCGATCCGGCGCGTCTGGTGGTCGAGGCCCCGGCGTATGACCTGAGCCTGGCAGGCCAGATCGCGTCGGCTGAAGGCGAAGCGGGTGGGCGGGCCATCGCCCTGGTCGCCCTGCCCACCGGGCGGCAGCTGCAAGGGCAGGCCGTGCCCATGCGCTTCCGGGTGACGGACGCAGGACAGTCGCTGTCGGTGGGCCAGCCCGTGCGCGTGATGGTGCGTCGCCAGGCCGCGGGCGAGGGCGTGGCCCTGCCGGCCGCGGCCCTGGCGCGCGACAGCGCCGGCCGCACCATCGTGTGGGTGCACACCGAGCCGGAGCGCTTCGTGCCGCGCCCGGTTCAGCATGAGCCGCTGGGTGCCCGCGACGTGGCGATCCGCCAGGGTCTGAGCGCCGGCGACCGCATCGTCACGCAGGGCGCGAGCCTGCTGTCTCAGGTGCGCTGA
- a CDS encoding TolC family protein — protein sequence MKSSVLLTGCVCALSSAAVLLARPVLAASPAATEPGVRAVPSASPAEAAGPLLLRQGVEAAWQRHPWAQALATRQTQQQADLSLAGAWVSAPPTASLGRLGDRAGTRAPRQEWEAELSVPLWWPGQRGAGRTLAERSQAQLEAEAAAQKLLVAEAVRTAWWTVLSAQDQVAVLQGRVEAAEALQQDVERRHRAGELARVDAHAASAEWLAARSELAEARQALRAAEGRWQALTGLPMAAQVPSATWPSAQTEEVTVDAHPALQAAQLEAAVAEARVDVAAAAAREAPEVAVRVVRERRDTTEPFDNTVGVRVSVPLGSTPRTLRASAGARAEWIEADARMAQLTVRLHAALTEAHEALATARTRLGLARERAELAADSERLLRKAFSLGEVDLATLLRARAGAFDADRELRRQRRALDAAQDQLQHALGRLP from the coding sequence ATGAAATCATCTGTTCTCTTGACGGGGTGCGTGTGTGCCCTGTCCAGTGCGGCCGTGCTGCTTGCGCGGCCTGTTTTGGCCGCATCGCCCGCGGCCACCGAGCCGGGCGTCAGGGCGGTGCCATCTGCATCGCCTGCCGAAGCCGCGGGCCCGTTGCTGCTGCGCCAGGGCGTGGAAGCCGCGTGGCAGCGCCACCCCTGGGCCCAGGCCCTGGCAACCCGCCAGACCCAGCAGCAAGCCGATCTGTCGTTGGCTGGTGCGTGGGTTTCGGCCCCGCCCACAGCCAGTCTGGGGCGCCTGGGTGACCGTGCGGGCACGCGTGCCCCGCGCCAGGAGTGGGAAGCCGAACTGAGCGTGCCGCTGTGGTGGCCGGGTCAGCGGGGAGCCGGTCGCACGTTGGCCGAGCGCAGCCAGGCGCAACTGGAGGCGGAAGCCGCCGCGCAGAAACTGCTGGTGGCGGAAGCCGTGCGGACAGCCTGGTGGACCGTGCTGAGCGCGCAGGACCAGGTCGCCGTGCTGCAGGGCCGGGTGGAAGCCGCCGAGGCCTTGCAGCAGGATGTGGAGCGCCGCCACCGTGCTGGTGAGCTCGCCCGGGTGGATGCGCATGCGGCCTCGGCCGAGTGGCTGGCTGCCCGCAGCGAACTGGCGGAAGCGCGGCAGGCTCTGCGGGCCGCCGAAGGGCGGTGGCAGGCCCTGACCGGGCTGCCGATGGCGGCCCAGGTGCCCAGTGCCACGTGGCCGTCGGCCCAGACGGAAGAGGTGACCGTGGACGCGCACCCCGCGTTGCAGGCCGCACAACTGGAGGCAGCGGTGGCCGAGGCCCGCGTGGACGTGGCTGCCGCGGCGGCGCGCGAGGCCCCGGAAGTGGCGGTGCGCGTGGTGCGCGAGCGGCGTGACACCACCGAGCCCTTCGACAACACAGTGGGGGTGCGCGTGAGCGTGCCCCTCGGCTCCACACCGCGCACCCTGCGGGCGAGCGCCGGCGCGCGGGCGGAATGGATCGAGGCCGATGCGCGGATGGCGCAGCTCACGGTGCGACTCCACGCGGCCCTCACCGAGGCGCACGAGGCCCTGGCCACCGCACGCACGCGGCTCGGCCTGGCCCGCGAGCGAGCCGAACTGGCCGCCGACAGCGAGCGGCTGCTGCGCAAGGCCTTTTCACTGGGCGAGGTCGACCTGGCCACGCTGCTGCGGGCGCGGGCCGGGGCGTTCGACGCCGACCGCGAACTGCGCCGTCAACGCCGGGCGCTCGATGCCGCCCAGGACCAACTTCAGCATGCCCTCGGGAGGCTGCCATGA
- a CDS encoding efflux RND transporter permease subunit: protein MFDFLIHLSLRQRLVVAGMALLLIVYGTFSVQRMPVDVFPDLNKPTVTLMTEAGGMAPEEVEQLVTFPIEASMNGMPGVTRVRSTSGVGLSVVYVEFDWGTDILRNRQLVNERLNLVRENLPPGVLPQLGPISSIMGEVLLLALPADPAKVSPMVVRDYADTVVRPRLLTLPGVAQVITIGGQVRQFRVEIDPVQLQALGVERDEVERALQDFGSNTSGGFLEAQGREWLIRQLGRTIDINHLRKLVVSVRNGQPVLLQQVARVLEAPAVRRGDGGYNGRPAVIMSVQKQPTADSVKLTREVERAMEELSRSRPAGIDAPAFLFRQADFIERSIGNVVEALRDGAIMVGIVLFAFLLNMRTTLISLTAIPLSLLTTAVVFRWFDLSINTMTLGGLAIAIGELVDDAVVDVENVLRRLKENRALAEPRPIMEVVADASREVRSGVVYATLIVVLVFIPLFALPGIEGRLFTPLGVAYIVSILASMLVATTVTPVLCYWLLPRLKRLDHGDSPLVRRLKAWDTHLLGWSFRHGRVLLGGAVAAVALAALAVTQFPRSFLPPFNEGTLTVNVLLNPGTSLEESTRIATLAEQMARQVPEVHKVGRRTGRAELDEHAEGVHYTEMDVDLRPSDRPRDAVIEDLRARLAVLPASVNIGQPISHRLDHLLSGVRAQVALKVYGDDLDTLRATAEQLRVRLAAVPGVADLQIEKQVLIPQLKIRLDYDAAAQYGVAPGAVLRSLQQLIEGERITQVIDGPRRIDLVVRLSDAAREPEALRQLLVPTPRGPVPLSRLASVEEGDGPNQIGRENGRRRIVLSANAEGRALSDVVADIRRTLADTPLPTGYFTALEGQFQAQEQASRLIALLATVSLALVFIVLYGRYRSTVLALIIMGNIPLALVGSVIALAVAGQPLSVAALVGFVTLAGIATRNGILKISHYINLCAYEGERFGDAMVVRGSLERLTPVLMTALVAAFALVPLLLAADAPGKEVLHPVAVVIFGGLISSTLLDTLLTPVMYRRWGEAATRRLVEARTGERF from the coding sequence ATGTTCGATTTCCTCATCCACCTGAGCCTGCGCCAGCGGCTCGTCGTCGCCGGCATGGCGCTGCTGCTGATCGTGTATGGCACCTTCAGCGTGCAGCGCATGCCGGTTGATGTGTTTCCCGATCTCAACAAGCCGACCGTGACGCTGATGACCGAAGCCGGCGGCATGGCCCCCGAAGAGGTCGAGCAGCTGGTGACCTTCCCCATCGAGGCCAGCATGAACGGCATGCCGGGGGTCACGCGCGTGCGGTCGACCTCGGGCGTGGGCCTGTCGGTGGTCTACGTCGAGTTCGACTGGGGCACCGACATCCTGCGCAACCGCCAGCTGGTCAACGAACGGCTCAACCTCGTGCGCGAGAACCTGCCGCCCGGCGTGCTGCCCCAACTCGGGCCGATCTCGTCCATCATGGGCGAGGTGCTGTTGCTGGCACTGCCTGCCGATCCGGCCAAGGTCAGCCCGATGGTGGTGCGTGATTACGCCGACACGGTGGTGCGCCCGCGCCTGTTGACGCTGCCCGGTGTGGCGCAGGTCATCACCATCGGCGGGCAGGTGCGCCAGTTCCGTGTCGAGATTGACCCCGTGCAGTTGCAGGCGCTGGGCGTCGAGCGCGACGAGGTCGAGCGCGCGCTGCAGGACTTCGGCAGCAACACCAGCGGCGGCTTCCTGGAAGCGCAGGGCCGCGAATGGTTGATCCGCCAGCTGGGCCGCACCATCGACATCAACCACCTGCGCAAGCTCGTGGTGTCGGTGCGCAATGGTCAGCCGGTGCTGCTGCAGCAGGTGGCGCGCGTGTTGGAGGCGCCCGCCGTGCGCCGCGGTGACGGGGGCTACAACGGCCGGCCGGCGGTCATCATGTCGGTGCAGAAGCAGCCCACGGCCGACAGCGTGAAGCTCACACGCGAGGTCGAGCGCGCCATGGAAGAGCTCTCCCGCAGCCGACCTGCGGGCATTGATGCCCCCGCCTTCCTGTTCCGTCAGGCCGATTTCATCGAGCGGTCCATCGGCAACGTGGTCGAGGCCCTGCGTGATGGCGCCATCATGGTCGGCATCGTGCTGTTCGCCTTCCTGCTGAACATGCGCACCACGCTGATCTCGCTGACGGCCATCCCGCTGTCGCTGCTGACCACGGCCGTGGTGTTCCGCTGGTTCGATCTCTCGATCAACACGATGACACTGGGCGGTCTCGCGATCGCGATCGGCGAGCTGGTCGACGATGCCGTGGTGGACGTGGAGAACGTGCTGCGGCGGCTGAAGGAGAACCGCGCGCTGGCCGAGCCCCGGCCGATCATGGAGGTGGTGGCCGATGCCTCGCGCGAGGTGCGATCGGGCGTGGTGTACGCCACCCTGATCGTGGTGCTGGTGTTCATCCCGCTGTTCGCGCTGCCGGGCATCGAAGGGCGCCTGTTCACGCCGCTGGGCGTGGCCTACATCGTGTCCATCCTGGCCAGCATGCTCGTGGCCACCACGGTGACGCCGGTGCTGTGCTACTGGCTGCTGCCGCGGCTCAAGCGGCTGGACCATGGTGACAGCCCGCTGGTACGGCGCCTGAAGGCCTGGGACACGCACCTGCTGGGCTGGTCGTTCCGCCACGGGCGGGTGCTGTTGGGCGGGGCCGTGGCGGCGGTCGCGCTGGCGGCCCTGGCCGTCACGCAGTTTCCGCGCAGCTTTCTGCCGCCGTTCAACGAGGGCACGCTGACGGTGAACGTGCTGCTCAACCCCGGCACGTCACTGGAAGAGTCGACCCGCATTGCGACGCTGGCCGAGCAGATGGCGCGGCAGGTGCCGGAGGTGCACAAGGTGGGCCGCCGCACCGGCCGGGCCGAGCTCGACGAGCATGCCGAGGGCGTGCACTACACCGAGATGGACGTGGACCTGCGGCCGTCCGATCGCCCGCGGGATGCGGTCATCGAAGACCTGCGCGCGCGGCTGGCCGTGCTGCCCGCTTCGGTGAACATTGGCCAGCCGATCTCGCACCGGCTGGATCACCTGCTGTCCGGTGTGCGCGCGCAGGTCGCGCTCAAGGTCTACGGCGACGATCTCGACACCTTGCGGGCCACGGCCGAACAGCTCCGGGTGCGGCTGGCCGCGGTGCCGGGTGTGGCCGACCTCCAGATCGAAAAGCAGGTGCTGATCCCGCAACTCAAGATCCGGCTGGACTACGACGCGGCCGCCCAGTACGGCGTGGCGCCCGGTGCGGTGCTGCGCAGCCTGCAGCAGCTCATCGAAGGCGAACGCATCACGCAGGTGATCGACGGCCCTCGCCGCATCGACCTCGTGGTGCGGCTGTCGGATGCGGCACGCGAGCCCGAGGCCCTGCGCCAGTTGCTGGTGCCGACGCCGCGGGGGCCGGTGCCGCTGTCCCGGCTGGCGTCGGTGGAGGAGGGCGATGGCCCCAACCAGATCGGCCGCGAGAACGGCCGCCGTCGCATCGTGCTGTCGGCCAACGCCGAAGGCCGCGCGCTGTCGGATGTGGTGGCCGACATCCGCCGCACCCTGGCCGACACGCCGCTGCCCACGGGCTACTTCACGGCGCTCGAGGGCCAGTTCCAGGCGCAGGAACAGGCATCGCGGCTCATCGCCCTGCTGGCCACGGTGTCGCTGGCGCTGGTGTTCATCGTGCTGTACGGGCGCTACCGCTCCACGGTGCTGGCACTCATCATCATGGGCAACATCCCGCTGGCGCTGGTGGGCAGCGTGATCGCGCTGGCCGTGGCGGGACAGCCGCTGTCGGTGGCCGCGCTCGTGGGCTTCGTGACGCTGGCCGGCATCGCCACGCGCAATGGCATCCTCAAGATCAGCCATTACATCAACCTGTGCGCCTACGAAGGCGAGCGTTTCGGGGATGCGATGGTGGTGCGCGGCTCGCTCGAACGCCTCACGCCGGTGCTCATGACCGCACTGGTGGCGGCCTTTGCGCTCGTGCCGCTGTTGCTGGCCGCTGACGCCCCCGGCAAGGAGGTGCTTCACCCCGTGGCCGTGGTGATCTTCGGCGGGCTGATCAGCTCGACGCTGCTCGACACCCTGTTGACCCCGGTGATGTACCGCCGCTGGGGTGAGGCGGCCACGCGCCGTCTGGTGGAAGCCCGCACGGGCGAACGTTTCTGA
- a CDS encoding 2Fe-2S iron-sulfur cluster-binding protein — protein MNTQPHPAEAAAATFVLDGRSIPFTPGQTVMQAATAAGVYVPHLCHHAEFEPVGNCKVCSMQLDTSAGPRMVTACTLPAREGLVLHSETPAVQHDRQRLVQMLFVEGNHHCPFCEKSGACHLQAVAYHVGMVDTHFVHAYPPQSVDASHPDVWLDRNRCILCELCVRASREIDGKNVFAVGGRGAHTTLLVNSASGLLKDSAVAATDRALSICPVGALMPKRQGFAMPIGARPYDHADIAERPADT, from the coding sequence ATGAACACCCAGCCCCATCCCGCCGAAGCCGCCGCGGCCACCTTCGTGCTCGACGGCCGCAGCATCCCGTTCACGCCCGGCCAGACCGTGATGCAGGCGGCCACTGCAGCGGGCGTGTACGTGCCGCACCTGTGCCACCACGCCGAGTTCGAACCCGTGGGCAACTGCAAGGTCTGCAGCATGCAGCTCGACACATCGGCAGGCCCTCGCATGGTCACTGCCTGCACCCTGCCTGCGCGCGAAGGGCTGGTACTGCACAGCGAGACGCCGGCCGTGCAGCACGACCGCCAGCGCCTGGTGCAGATGCTGTTCGTGGAGGGCAACCACCATTGCCCTTTCTGCGAGAAGAGTGGCGCATGCCACCTGCAGGCCGTGGCTTATCACGTCGGCATGGTCGACACGCATTTCGTGCACGCCTACCCGCCCCAGTCGGTCGACGCCTCGCACCCCGATGTCTGGCTCGACCGCAACCGCTGCATCCTGTGCGAGCTCTGCGTGCGCGCCAGCCGCGAGATCGATGGCAAGAACGTCTTCGCCGTGGGCGGCCGCGGCGCCCACACCACGCTGCTCGTCAACAGCGCCAGTGGCCTGCTCAAGGACAGTGCGGTGGCCGCCACCGACCGGGCGCTGTCCATCTGCCCCGTGGGCGCTCTGATGCCCAAACGCCAGGGCTTTGCCATGCCCATCGGTGCGCGCCCCTACGACCACGCCGACATCGCCGAGCGACCGGCCGACACCTGA
- a CDS encoding hydrogenase maturation protease codes for MSLWDQPPDRAPLLVIAIGNPARGDDGIGPALADRLQAWLASQPSTLSDQIEVLTTMQLSAEDVLDLTDRTHVLVIDAQATPSPHPAWTAVTAAPEGPAWTSHHLTPAHLLSLHARLLQAPPPPCTVLSVPGSDFTLGAPLSEAARLQVDLAWRALQAWLAPQLAHPANTALSP; via the coding sequence ATGAGCCTGTGGGATCAGCCTCCCGATCGCGCGCCCCTGCTCGTCATTGCCATCGGCAACCCCGCGCGGGGCGACGACGGCATCGGCCCGGCGCTGGCCGATCGGCTGCAGGCCTGGCTCGCTTCACAGCCATCCACGCTGTCCGATCAGATCGAGGTGCTCACCACCATGCAACTCTCGGCAGAAGATGTGCTGGACCTGACCGACCGCACGCACGTGCTGGTGATCGACGCCCAAGCCACCCCGTCCCCGCATCCCGCATGGACCGCCGTGACGGCCGCCCCAGAAGGCCCGGCCTGGACCAGCCATCACCTCACACCGGCGCACCTGCTGAGCCTGCACGCCCGGCTGTTGCAGGCCCCGCCGCCGCCTTGCACCGTGCTGTCGGTGCCCGGGTCGGACTTCACGCTGGGCGCCCCCTTGTCCGAGGCCGCCCGCCTTCAGGTCGACCTCGCATGGCGCGCGCTGCAGGCCTGGCTGGCCCCACAGCTCGCGCACCCCGCGAACACCGCACTCAGTCCTTGA
- a CDS encoding NADP oxidoreductase — protein MSLMFPTAPASPSPRLRIATCSLAGCFGCHMSLLDIDETLADLVDLITFDRSPFTDVKALSEDGIDIGLIEGGLCNEENVEVLRAFRARCRVLVAVGACAMYGGVPALRNGIPVAELMQTAYLADGLHDPQLPRDPELPPLLDKVLPVHEVVPVDLTLPGCPPPADAFRALVLAEIARRTPDIATELPLHARRFD, from the coding sequence ATGTCCCTGATGTTCCCCACCGCCCCTGCGAGCCCCTCGCCCCGACTGCGCATCGCCACCTGCTCGCTGGCCGGCTGCTTCGGCTGCCACATGTCCCTGCTCGATATCGACGAGACCCTGGCTGACCTGGTCGACCTCATCACCTTCGACCGCAGCCCCTTCACCGACGTCAAGGCGCTGTCGGAGGACGGCATTGACATCGGCCTGATCGAAGGCGGCCTTTGCAATGAAGAGAACGTCGAGGTGCTGCGCGCCTTTCGCGCCCGCTGCCGCGTGCTGGTCGCCGTGGGCGCGTGTGCCATGTACGGCGGCGTGCCGGCCCTGCGCAACGGCATCCCCGTGGCGGAGCTGATGCAGACTGCCTACCTGGCCGACGGGCTGCACGATCCGCAACTGCCACGCGACCCCGAGCTGCCGCCGCTGCTCGACAAGGTGCTGCCCGTGCACGAGGTCGTGCCTGTGGACCTGACCCTGCCCGGCTGCCCGCCTCCGGCCGACGCCTTTCGCGCCCTGGTACTGGCCGAAATCGCCCGGCGCACGCCCGACATCGCGACCGAGCTGCCGCTGCACGCCCGCCGCTTCGACTGA
- a CDS encoding Ni/Fe hydrogenase subunit alpha, translating into MPHPLETASQPDGLRRVVIDPVSRVEGHGKVTLLLDEHRRVQQARLHIVEFRGFERFIQGRPYWEVPTLVQRLCGICPVSHLLAASKACDAFVIGHARITPTAEKLRRLLHAAQVLQSNALHFFHLASPDLLFGFDDAVPHRNVMGVLQDHRELGLQGIRLRKYGQEVIRLLTGKRIHGTGSVPGGFNKPLSAADRDLMRADIGQVTDWCAQTVDLARDLFVKHLPEHGTFADFPSMFMSLVRPDGAADLYDGALRVTDAAGNLVVDQVDVRGYDALIGEAVKPWTYMKFPFLRAHGPDTGWYRVGPLARINNATFLDTPRAEAARQAFKAWGDGRPVTASLAQHWARMIDTLHCAETIAHLLDDPALLGTDLMATGTPLREGVGVIEAPRGTLIHHYRIGEDDLITHANLIVSTTHNNTAMNEAVRQVAAQYFDGRELTEGLLNRIEVAIRAYDPCLSCATHALGKMPMRLELRHADGALQDVLLKHEDGNLERPELIQ; encoded by the coding sequence ATGCCCCACCCGCTTGAAACCGCCTCTCAGCCCGACGGCCTGCGCCGCGTGGTGATCGACCCGGTCAGCCGCGTCGAGGGCCACGGCAAGGTCACCCTGCTGCTCGACGAACACCGCCGCGTGCAGCAGGCGCGCCTGCACATCGTCGAGTTCCGCGGCTTCGAACGCTTCATCCAGGGCCGCCCCTACTGGGAGGTGCCCACGCTCGTGCAGCGCCTGTGCGGCATCTGCCCCGTCAGCCACCTGCTGGCCGCCAGCAAGGCCTGCGATGCCTTCGTGATCGGGCACGCGCGCATCACGCCCACCGCCGAGAAGCTGCGGCGCCTGCTGCATGCCGCACAGGTGCTGCAATCGAACGCGCTGCACTTCTTCCACCTCGCCTCGCCCGACCTGCTGTTCGGCTTCGACGACGCCGTGCCCCACCGCAACGTGATGGGCGTGCTACAGGACCACCGCGAGCTGGGCCTGCAGGGCATCCGCCTGCGCAAGTATGGCCAGGAGGTGATCCGGCTGCTGACGGGCAAGCGCATCCACGGCACGGGCTCGGTGCCCGGTGGCTTCAACAAGCCCCTGTCGGCCGCTGACCGCGACCTGATGCGCGCCGACATCGGCCAGGTGACCGACTGGTGCGCGCAGACCGTCGACCTGGCGCGCGACCTCTTCGTGAAGCACCTGCCCGAGCACGGCACCTTCGCCGACTTCCCGTCGATGTTCATGTCGCTCGTGCGCCCGGACGGCGCAGCCGACCTGTACGACGGCGCCCTGCGCGTGACCGATGCGGCAGGCAACCTGGTGGTCGACCAGGTCGACGTGCGCGGCTACGACGCCCTGATCGGCGAAGCCGTCAAGCCGTGGACGTACATGAAGTTCCCCTTCCTGCGCGCACACGGCCCGGACACGGGCTGGTATCGCGTGGGCCCGCTGGCCCGCATCAACAACGCCACCTTTCTCGACACCCCACGGGCCGAAGCGGCCAGGCAGGCGTTCAAGGCCTGGGGCGACGGGCGCCCGGTCACGGCCTCGCTGGCCCAGCACTGGGCCCGCATGATCGACACGCTGCACTGCGCCGAAACCATCGCCCACCTGCTGGATGACCCGGCGCTGCTCGGCACCGACCTCATGGCCACCGGCACGCCACTGCGCGAAGGCGTGGGCGTGATCGAGGCGCCCCGCGGCACGCTGATCCACCACTACCGCATCGGCGAAGACGACCTCATCACCCACGCCAACCTGATCGTCTCCACCACGCACAACAACACCGCGATGAACGAGGCCGTACGCCAGGTGGCCGCGCAGTATTTCGATGGACGCGAGCTCACCGAAGGCCTGCTCAACCGCATCGAGGTGGCCATCCGGGCCTACGACCCCTGCCTGTCGTGCGCCACCCATGCGCTGGGCAAGATGCCGATGCGGCTGGAACTCCGCCACGCCGACGGCGCCCTGCAGGACGTGCTGCTCAAGCACGAGGACGGCAACCTGGAACGACCGGAGCTCATCCAATGA
- a CDS encoding NAD(P)H-dependent oxidoreductase subunit E codes for MPPNIAPPPLLDLDALLASRPAGPGSLLQVLRDVQARLHHVPEWVVDALARRWRLGHAAIRSVVSFYHFLSATPRGRYTVYLSDSPTDRMQGSEALLVRLCEQLGVTPEQTRADGLASVHRTACTGMCDQGPAGLVNDRPLVRLTPRRIDEIAHLIRTATPLEAWPPDFFEVDNPVWRHQQTLSHPIAPGTALQRMLVNGLEAGRADMIATLRDAGLRGRGGAGFATWQKWLACQQAPGPKAITCNADEGEPGTFKDRLLLMDWAHEVVEGMTLAALTVGADQGFLYLRGEYAFMAPHLMQVLAERRSAGWLGPNVAGSGQAFDIAPHLGAGAYVCGEETALIESVEGKRGIPRTRPPFPVDRGYLGLPTVNNNVETFVQVAQIAVHGAAWFRAHGTAASPGTRLLSVAGDVARPGLYEVPWGITVAEVLADAGATEVQAVLVGGPSGKLIDASQLGRQIAFEDLPTGGAFTVFDRRRDMLDIARQYTHFFAHESCGFCTPCRVGCVQLADTADRLLAGHAGPRDIARLQDTGALMQRLSHCGLGQTAAHPLLDVITHFPEQVRRRLVPDAQAFDVNAALVHLPATLPPAASPP; via the coding sequence ATGCCCCCGAACATCGCCCCGCCCCCCTTGCTGGATCTGGATGCCCTGCTGGCCTCGCGGCCGGCCGGGCCGGGTTCATTGCTGCAGGTGCTGCGTGATGTGCAAGCGCGCCTTCACCATGTTCCCGAGTGGGTCGTCGATGCGCTCGCACGCCGCTGGCGTCTGGGCCACGCCGCCATCCGCAGCGTGGTGAGCTTCTATCACTTTCTGAGCGCCACACCCCGCGGCCGCTACACCGTCTACCTCAGCGACAGCCCCACCGACCGCATGCAGGGCAGCGAAGCGCTGCTGGTGCGCCTGTGCGAGCAACTCGGCGTGACACCCGAGCAAACGCGGGCCGACGGGCTGGCGTCGGTGCACCGCACGGCTTGCACCGGGATGTGCGACCAGGGCCCGGCCGGCCTCGTCAACGACCGGCCGCTCGTGCGCCTGACGCCCCGCCGCATCGACGAGATCGCCCACCTGATCCGCACCGCCACCCCGCTCGAGGCCTGGCCCCCCGATTTCTTCGAGGTCGACAACCCCGTGTGGCGCCACCAGCAGACCCTCAGCCACCCCATCGCGCCAGGCACCGCGCTGCAGCGCATGCTGGTCAACGGGCTGGAGGCGGGCCGGGCCGACATGATCGCCACGCTGCGCGATGCCGGCCTGCGCGGGCGCGGCGGCGCCGGCTTTGCCACCTGGCAGAAGTGGCTCGCGTGCCAACAGGCGCCCGGCCCCAAGGCCATCACCTGCAACGCCGACGAAGGCGAGCCCGGCACCTTCAAGGACCGCCTGCTGCTGATGGACTGGGCGCACGAGGTGGTCGAAGGCATGACGCTGGCCGCCCTCACCGTGGGCGCCGACCAGGGCTTTCTTTATCTGCGCGGCGAATACGCTTTCATGGCGCCCCACCTGATGCAGGTGCTGGCCGAGCGGCGCTCTGCCGGCTGGCTCGGGCCGAACGTGGCGGGCAGTGGCCAGGCCTTCGACATCGCGCCGCATCTCGGCGCCGGTGCCTATGTCTGCGGCGAAGAAACCGCGCTGATCGAGTCCGTCGAAGGCAAGCGCGGCATTCCACGCACCCGTCCGCCCTTCCCGGTCGACCGCGGCTACCTCGGCCTGCCCACCGTCAACAACAACGTCGAAACCTTTGTGCAGGTCGCGCAGATCGCGGTGCACGGCGCGGCCTGGTTTCGCGCCCACGGCACGGCGGCCTCGCCCGGCACGCGGCTGCTCAGCGTCGCGGGCGACGTGGCGCGCCCCGGTCTGTACGAAGTGCCATGGGGCATCACCGTGGCCGAGGTGCTGGCCGATGCGGGCGCCACCGAGGTGCAGGCCGTGCTGGTGGGCGGCCCCTCGGGCAAGCTGATCGACGCCAGCCAGCTCGGCCGCCAGATCGCGTTCGAAGATTTGCCCACTGGCGGCGCCTTCACCGTGTTCGACAGGCGCCGCGACATGCTCGACATCGCGCGGCAGTACACGCATTTCTTCGCGCACGAGTCATGCGGCTTCTGCACGCCCTGCCGTGTGGGTTGCGTGCAGCTGGCCGACACGGCCGACCGCCTGCTGGCGGGCCACGCCGGGCCCCGCGACATCGCCCGGCTGCAGGACACCGGCGCGCTGATGCAGCGCCTGAGCCACTGCGGTCTCGGGCAGACGGCGGCCCACCCCCTGCTGGACGTCATCACCCATTTCCCCGAGCAGGTGCGCCGCCGGCTGGTGCCCGACGCACAGGCCTTCGACGTGAATGCGGCCCTCGTCCACCTGCCCGCCACGCTGCCGCCCGCAGCAAGCCCGCCATGA